The stretch of DNA TCCTATTTTCTACTTTCAAAATCTCATTTCTTGATATTTCATTTTTTTTAATTAACTCTTCTATTGTATAATTCATCATTCATGTTTTCCTTTTTATATTTCTAAAAGCTTTGCACTTTGAATGTTTAGATAGCCTTTATTTGTTCTTGAGATTAGTAGCTCCACCGCTCTATCAATCAGCTCTAAATTCTTAAAGGTAAGACTTTTATCTCTTGCAGAGTAATCTTCATTAAAGAACACCGAAATTTTAAATTTGATGTCATCTATTCTAAAAAACACAAATAGATTAGAACTCTTACCCCAACATAACAAATCAATTTTTGCAACTAATGGTTTTGATAAATCAAACTCTTTCAGATGATTATTATAAGCGCTTAAAATCGACTTTATTTCATCGTAATTGAATATTCTATTAGCTTTCATGCTCTGCTCTCCTATCTAATTTGCACTTTATTTGCAAGTGTGTCTTTTAGCCCACTTACTATTGCTCCACCTGCATTTTTTGCTGTTTTATTAATCGCTTGTCCAGCAAATTTCAATCCAGTATATTTTGAAAATGAGCTTACCATAGCCCCACCCGCTGACAATGTACCTACACCACTTGTTAAACTACTTCCCTCATTTGAGCTACCTATCAACTGATTAATAATATTAGGTATTTTAAACACTCCAATAATTACTAAACCTTGCGCTAATATTAGAACTAAAATAAATTGGATATTTTGTTCAAAACTTGTATCTATTGCCTTAGCTGTTACCATAGTTAAATCAACTACTTTTATTGATACTAAGCCGAAAAGTATTGTAAACGGAGCATACAGAGAAATAGATATATAAAGCTTTACCCATGAAAAAAATACATACTCTGTTTTTTTCCAAATTAGTGTAGGTAGAATAAGAGGTAATAAAGCTAAAACAATCTCACTTAAAAAGATTGAAAAAACAGTATTTAAGATAATTACCAACATTAATAAAGACCCCGAAAACCAAACGATAATTCCATAAATAAAAGGAGCAATATTTGAAATTCCCCCTTTATCAAAGATACTCTTAGTAATTAATGTTTGAGCGCTATACAATGAATTGATTATATTTTCAACATCAGCTGAATTATTAGCTTTTCTAACTAAACTGTGTATCGCAGTTGTAAAAACATCTCGTGGTAGATTGAAAATATCAATCAAATTCTGGAATACAGAGTGATTCATTAATAACATTTTTACCGTTGAAAAAACAAAAATAGACCATATTGATTTGTATGCAATTTCTTCACTTCCAAATTTTTTAAAGGCTATCATAAATCCAATATAAACTATTGCAAAAGCAAAAGCAATATTGAAAAATCCATTATCAAAAATTATTCTTGAACTTTGATAAATTCCATTATTTATATCTACTGTTACATTCTTGAATATGCCTATTAAAGTTTTAAATATATTTTGTTCCATCAGAATTTTTCCTTTCCATTAGTAGAGTTTTCTTTCTCCTCCAATTCTCTTAATTCTGCTTTTATTTTTTCCATTTCTTCTTTTACATTAAAAGGTGTTATATCACTACTTAGAAGATTTGAAATTTCATCTTCTAGTAATGCTTTACTACTTAATAACTCAATAATGTATGCAGATGAATCTCTGATTAAGCTATCTGCTGTTAAGTATAATTTTATTAGGTTATTACGTTCTAATTCTGTCTCTAAAAGCTTTTTTATAACTTGATTTTTACTTAATTTTTGATACACAGTATTTCCTTTAATAAATAATCTTGGTGATTCTCTGCGTGATTAACAACATCAGATAATGAATGTTTTTTTAGGTAATTAATAGTAATTTGGCTGACATCTAATTTTCCAATATCCACGTTTGCCATTTCATTTGCAGTCAAAGAAGAATACAATGAAAGTTTTTTGATATCCTCTTGTATATCTCCTCTTCTCTTCTCTATCTCTATCTCTTTTCTCTTGTCGGACATTGAGAGGACATTGTCTTTTTTTTGTCTTTCTCTATATTCTCTTTTTTTCTTTGCAAAGTCTGTTTCAATACCAGTGAGTTCTGCCACTAAAGGAATATAAAAAGTTTTTTCATCTTTCTTTTGTAGGATATTAGTTTGAGTTAAAAAACCTAGAGTTACAATTAAATTATCTTCATCTTCATCTAGTATTAATGCTAACTCTTTTTGTAAGTTTTGTTCTATATTTTGGAACTTAATAAGCCCATTATCTTTTAGGCTTAGAAGCATAATTTTCTGGAAAATTATAGTATATGTATCTCCACCAGCCATTTTTCTCAATTTTTTTATTCTCAAATCTGAAAAAAATGTTTCTTTTAATTTCAACCAATAGTATTTCTTTGTTGACATACTTTCCCTTCTTACTTTTCAATAGCAAATAAGGACATACTGACTATAATGCAGTTGTCCAACACATTGGATATAAGTCCACTTTTAGCGTTCGGCAAAACTTTTTAAAAGTGGACGGTTATGCTGTTTTTACAGTATTTGATAACCATTCAATAATGGCATTCTTAGGGTATAAAACTCTTCCTTTTTTTCCACTATCGATTTTTTTAAAAGCAGGACCCAGTCCTATCTTTCTCCAGTTATCTAATGTACTAGAACTTACGCCAATAATTTCCGCAGTTTGTTTTTGATTTAGACAAATACAACCTTTTAGTTCAGGTCTTGCATTGTTTAATTCTTCTAATGTCATTCTTTCTCCTTTATTTAAGATATTCAACATTTTTGTTGAATTATGTTGAATATTTGAATATTGACATTATTAAACTTAATATTATATAAATTGTTGTATTATGTTGAAAAATGTTGAAGAGGGAATTTTTATGGATAATGTAATTGAAATTTTAGAACGATTATTTAATTTTTATAAAGTTACGAATGTTGCTGAGTTGTCACAAAAAATAGAAACATCACAAGCAACAATATCAAGTTGGAAAGTTAGAAACTCAATTAATGCAGTAAAAAAGAAATGTAGAGAATTAAATATCTATGATGAAATATTTACTGATAAAGTTTTAATAAATGAAAATATATTTGAAGATGAGCTCAATACTATTTATGATATTTTAATTGATAATGCAAAATACACATTAAAAGATAAAATAAATAAATTATTTGACAAAAATATTTTAAATAAGATGGATACTTACTTAACAAAAAAAATATTAATTAGAGTTCTAAATAAACTAAAAGAAGAAAATAAAAGATATCCCATTAATATATCAAAAAAATATCTTTTAAAAGAAATATCTGATACTAAAATCAATTTTACTGAACCATTTAAAAGAAAAGAGTTAATTTCAATAATCGAAAAAAATTTTTCTAATCTTGAATGTTATGTTTTAATAAACTATTATGAAGAGCTACTAGAAAAATAAAAGAGGTGGGAAATAAGTGGGAAAGAGTAAATTTTAATAAAACTTAAAAAGCTTATAAAAGCCCTTTAAATCAATGGCGACCCCAGCATGATTCGAACATGCGTGTTCTGGAGGAAATCCAGACGTCCTTGGCCACTAGACGACAGGGTCAAAAAAGAAGAGTGAAATTATATTTTAGTTTGAGTTTGTTCTTGCTTAAAAATGCTAGTTTATTATCTTAATCTCTTTAAAGAAGCTTTTGAAAGTTTTATTATAGATGAGGCTTTTGTTTCAAAAAAACCTTTTTTATTTTCTACTATTACATCAGCACCATTTACTGCAAAATTTTTATCAAAACTTTCAGTTGTTTTATTTGCAGAAGTTGAATATAAAATACTAAATTTATGGATAAAATCATAAAAATCTGAATTTTTATCTACTACTCTAAATGATTTTGTATTTGGATAAATAAAAGTAGTTTTTTTACTATTTCTTACTTTTTTTCTAAACTTTTTGGGAACTCTTGTATGTTCATTTAATGTTTTAAAAGAATCTACTGTATGAAGTATTTTTTTAGAAGTTGGTCTTTGTTTGATGGTTGAAAGTTTCTCATCATTTAAAGATGAGAAACCAACTGTTGTATCTGTTTGAACCAGATAAACTAAAGAAGAATCCATAAACTCTTAATCGTTTAAGAATTCTTGGATTGATTTTGGAGTTGAAACATCATTTGTTTTTAAAACTCTGATTGCTTCAACAGCAGCATTTGCAGCAGCAACTGTTGTAAAATATGGAACATTCATTCTTAAAACAGCTCTTCTAATATCTTTTCCATCATCTTTTGATGACTCTTTTGCTTCACTTGTATTAATTGCCATTGCAATATCACCATTTGTAAGTAAATCTGTGATATTTGGTCTTCCTTCACTAACTTTTAATACTTTTTCGCACTCAACACCAGCTTCATTTATAATATTATAAGTTCCACCAGTTGCCACGATTGTAAAGCCATTTTCAGTTAAACCTTTTGCAATAGTTGGAGCAAACTCTTTATCTAAATCGCATAATGAAATAAATACTTTTCCAGCTTTTGGAAGATCATTTTTTGCTGCACTTTGAGACTTAGCAAATGCCATACCAAAGTTATCTGAAATACCCATAACTTCACCAGTTGATTTCATTTCAGGACTTAAAAGTAAATCTGCACCAGTTAATTTATTAAATGGGAAAACCGCTTCTTTAACAGCTACGTGACCTTTTAATTTTGGTTTTAATACACCATTACCCTCAGTTACAATATCTTTATCATAAACAGATAATGCAGCTCTTAAAGTTTCACCCCACATAACTCTAGTTGCAACTTTCGCAAGTGGCATACCAGTAGCTTTTGATACAAATGGAACTGTTCTTGAAGCTCTTGGATTTACTTCAATTAAATAAATTTCACCTTTGTGAATTGCATATTGAGTATTCATTAAACCAACTACACCAAGACCTAAAGCCATCTCTTTAGTTTTTGTTTCTAATTGTTTAATTAAATCATCACTAATTGAGATTGGAGGTAATGAACAAGCTGAATCCCCTGAGTGAATCCCAGCTTCTTCAATATGTTGCATAATTCCACCAATATAAACTTCTTTTCCATCACAAATACAATCAACATCAAGTTCGATTGCTCTATCTAGGAATTTATCAATTAAAACTGGTGCATCATTTGAAACTGAAACTGCTTCATCCATATATTGTTTTAACTCATCACTTGAGTAAACAATTCTCATTCCTCTTCCACCAAGTACAAATGAAGGTCTTACAAGTACTGGATAACCGATTTTTTCAGCAATTTCAATAGCTTCTGTTACTTCTACAGCTGTTCCATTTTCAGGTTGTAATAATCCAATATTTTCAACAAATGCTGAGAATTTTTTTCTATCTTCTGCTAAATCAATAACTTCTGCTGTAGTTCCTATGATTTTTGCCCCTGCTTTTGTTAAAGCATTTGCAAGTTTTAAAGGAGTTTGTCCACCAAAGTGTACGATTACACCATCTGGATTCTCTTTTTCTACTACACTTCTTACGTGTTCAAAATCAATTGGTTCGAAATATAAAACATCTGAAGTATCATAATCTGTTGATACAGTTTCAGGGTTGCAGTTATACATAATTGTTTTTACACCCATTTCATTTAAAGCAAATGATGCGTGTACACAACAATAGTCAAACTCAATACCTTGACCAATTCTATTTGGTCCACCACCAATAATCATTACTTTTTTCTCTGCTGATTCAGTTTTAGCAACTTTTGGTAATTTTGTAATATTAGTTGTAGAGTATAAATATGGTGTTAAAGCTTTAAATTCAGCTGCACAAGTATCAACTTCGTTGTACTCAAAATCTACATCTAAAGCTTTTCTAGCTTGATATACATCTTCTTCAGTTTTTCCAATTAGATTTGCAATCATTTTATCGCTAAATCCATTTGTTTTGATTTTTCTCATAAATACTTCATCAGTTAAAATTGATTCATTTATAGAAGTTTCTAAGTTAAAAATCTCTCTAAATTTAGTTAAAAACCAAGGGTCAATTTTTGATAATTCAAAAATATCATCATTTGTAAGACCTTGTCTCATACCTTCCATTAGGTATAAAAGTCTTTTATCATTTGGTCTTCTAATCTCTTTTTTAATGAAATCTAAATCACCATCTATTCTATCAAATCCTACAAGTCCAGTTTCAAGTGAACAAAGTGCTTTTTGAATTGATTCATTAAATGTTCTTCCAATAGCCATTACTTCACCAACTGATTTCATAGAAGTTGTTAAAGTTGAATTTGCTTTTGGGAATTTTTCAAATGTAAATCTTGGAACTTTTGTAACTATATAATCAATTACTGGCTCAAACGATGCAGTTGTTCCTGTAATATCATTTTGAATTTCATCAAGTGTAAATCCAACAGCTAGAAGTGTTGCTACTTTTGCAATTGGGTAACCAGTTGCTTTTGAAGCAAGTGCAGATGATCTTGAAACCCTTGGGTTCATTTCAATTACAATCATTCTTCCTGTATTTGGACAAATTGAGAATTGAACATTTGAACCACCAGTATCAACACCTATTTCTCTAAGAATTGCAAAAGAAGCATTTCTCATATCTTGATACTCTTTATCTGTAAGAGTTAGTGCTGGGGCAATAGTTACACTATCTCCTGTATGTACACCCATTGGGTCAAGGTTTTCAATAGAACATACGATGATACAGTTATCATTTTTGTCTCTGATAACTTCCATTTCGTATTCTTTCCAACCAAGCATAGATTCCATAATTTCAATCTCATTAATTGGAGATGCTTCTATTCCTATTTCAGCAAGTTTTTTAAACTCTTCCATATTATAAGCAACACCAGAACCTCCACCTGCAAGGGTGAAAGATGCTCTACTAATCACAGGGAAACCTATCTCTTTTGCCACTCTCATAGCTTCTTCAACGCTATATGCGTTTGCACTTTTTGGTAAATCCATACCAATTTTTATCATAGCTTCATTAAAAAGATGTCTATCTTCACCTTTTTTAATAGCATCAGGATGAGCTCCTAAAAAATGAACTCCCTCTAACATACCTTTATCGTACATTGAAGTTGCAACATTTAGTGCAGTTTGTCCACCCATAGTAGGTAAAATAGCATCAATTTTTTCTTTTTCAATAATCTTAGCAACTACAGCTTCTGTAATTGGTTCGATATAAGTTTTATCAGCAAATTCAGGATCAGTCATAATTGTCGCTGGATTTGAATTTATTAAAACAACTCTATACCCTAGTTCTTTTAGCGTTTTTGTAGCTTGAGTACCTGAGTAATCAAACTCACATGCTTGACCAATTACAATTGGTCCAGAACCGATAAGTAAAATAGATTTTATATCTTCTCTTTTTGGCATAAAAATTCCCCGTATTTATTTTATAAAATTTGGATAGTGTATCTAAAAGGTGCTTAAAATTCGGTTATATGGATGATTCATTTGAGAAAACATGAATAAATAATTTACATCTATTCATGTTATATACAGGCTTATTTTGTAGGAAGATTGAACTTTTTAGTGTTTAAAACACCTTCATTATCAAAAGATAAATAGTATAAAATATCTTTTTTTACACTAAGTCCAGCTAAATATCTAAGTGCTAAATTCGCTTGTAAAGAACCAATATGCATAACAATTGGACAAGCAATTCCATTTGGTTTTCTATCATTTATTTGAAAAACTGCTTCATAAGAGGCTTTTTCAAAAAAACAAACTTGCCCATGAAACTCTTCAACTGAACCATAAATCCAAGGTTGATTATGTTT from Arcobacter suis CECT 7833 encodes:
- a CDS encoding type IV secretion system protein, producing the protein MEQNIFKTLIGIFKNVTVDINNGIYQSSRIIFDNGFFNIAFAFAIVYIGFMIAFKKFGSEEIAYKSIWSIFVFSTVKMLLMNHSVFQNLIDIFNLPRDVFTTAIHSLVRKANNSADVENIINSLYSAQTLITKSIFDKGGISNIAPFIYGIIVWFSGSLLMLVIILNTVFSIFLSEIVLALLPLILPTLIWKKTEYVFFSWVKLYISISLYAPFTILFGLVSIKVVDLTMVTAKAIDTSFEQNIQFILVLILAQGLVIIGVFKIPNIINQLIGSSNEGSSLTSGVGTLSAGGAMVSSFSKYTGLKFAGQAINKTAKNAGGAIVSGLKDTLANKVQIR
- the carB gene encoding carbamoyl-phosphate synthase large subunit — translated: MPKREDIKSILLIGSGPIVIGQACEFDYSGTQATKTLKELGYRVVLINSNPATIMTDPEFADKTYIEPITEAVVAKIIEKEKIDAILPTMGGQTALNVATSMYDKGMLEGVHFLGAHPDAIKKGEDRHLFNEAMIKIGMDLPKSANAYSVEEAMRVAKEIGFPVISRASFTLAGGGSGVAYNMEEFKKLAEIGIEASPINEIEIMESMLGWKEYEMEVIRDKNDNCIIVCSIENLDPMGVHTGDSVTIAPALTLTDKEYQDMRNASFAILREIGVDTGGSNVQFSICPNTGRMIVIEMNPRVSRSSALASKATGYPIAKVATLLAVGFTLDEIQNDITGTTASFEPVIDYIVTKVPRFTFEKFPKANSTLTTSMKSVGEVMAIGRTFNESIQKALCSLETGLVGFDRIDGDLDFIKKEIRRPNDKRLLYLMEGMRQGLTNDDIFELSKIDPWFLTKFREIFNLETSINESILTDEVFMRKIKTNGFSDKMIANLIGKTEEDVYQARKALDVDFEYNEVDTCAAEFKALTPYLYSTTNITKLPKVAKTESAEKKVMIIGGGPNRIGQGIEFDYCCVHASFALNEMGVKTIMYNCNPETVSTDYDTSDVLYFEPIDFEHVRSVVEKENPDGVIVHFGGQTPLKLANALTKAGAKIIGTTAEVIDLAEDRKKFSAFVENIGLLQPENGTAVEVTEAIEIAEKIGYPVLVRPSFVLGGRGMRIVYSSDELKQYMDEAVSVSNDAPVLIDKFLDRAIELDVDCICDGKEVYIGGIMQHIEEAGIHSGDSACSLPPISISDDLIKQLETKTKEMALGLGVVGLMNTQYAIHKGEIYLIEVNPRASRTVPFVSKATGMPLAKVATRVMWGETLRAALSVYDKDIVTEGNGVLKPKLKGHVAVKEAVFPFNKLTGADLLLSPEMKSTGEVMGISDNFGMAFAKSQSAAKNDLPKAGKVFISLCDLDKEFAPTIAKGLTENGFTIVATGGTYNIINEAGVECEKVLKVSEGRPNITDLLTNGDIAMAINTSEAKESSKDDGKDIRRAVLRMNVPYFTTVAAANAAVEAIRVLKTNDVSTPKSIQEFLND
- a CDS encoding helix-turn-helix transcriptional regulator, encoding MTLEELNNARPELKGCICLNQKQTAEIIGVSSSTLDNWRKIGLGPAFKKIDSGKKGRVLYPKNAIIEWLSNTVKTA
- a CDS encoding Sua5 YciO YrdC YwlC family protein → MDSSLVYLVQTDTTVGFSSLNDEKLSTIKQRPTSKKILHTVDSFKTLNEHTRVPKKFRKKVRNSKKTTFIYPNTKSFRVVDKNSDFYDFIHKFSILYSTSANKTTESFDKNFAVNGADVIVENKKGFFETKASSIIKLSKASLKRLR
- a CDS encoding phage replisome organizer N-terminal domain-containing protein; amino-acid sequence: MSTKKYYWLKLKETFFSDLRIKKLRKMAGGDTYTIIFQKIMLLSLKDNGLIKFQNIEQNLQKELALILDEDEDNLIVTLGFLTQTNILQKKDEKTFYIPLVAELTGIETDFAKKKREYRERQKKDNVLSMSDKRKEIEIEKRRGDIQEDIKKLSLYSSLTANEMANVDIGKLDVSQITINYLKKHSLSDVVNHAENHQDYLLKEILCIKN